A stretch of Henckelia pumila isolate YLH828 chromosome 4, ASM3356847v2, whole genome shotgun sequence DNA encodes these proteins:
- the LOC140866738 gene encoding very-long-chain enoyl-CoA reductase-like encodes MPISECFRIQILRGEKEAKNSKMKVTVTTRSGRELVKGGLELSDSASVADLQEAIYKRTKKFYPARQRLTLPLPPGSKEKPIVLNYKKSLKEYTDGNNDQFIVVFKDFGPQVKYSTLFFWEYLGPLILYPIFYYYPVYRFFGYKEERVIHQVQTYAMYYWCFHYFKRIMETFFVHRFSHATSPIANVFRNCAYYWTFGAWIAYYVNHPLYTPVNDLQMKIGFGFGLLCQISNFYCHLMLRNLRGSDASGGYQIPRGFLFNLVTCANYTTEIYQWLGFNVATQTIAGYVFMVVGAAKMTDWALVKHRRLEKLFDGKEGRPKYPRRWVILPPFL; translated from the exons ATGCCCATCTCGGAGTGTTTCCGAATTCAGATCTTGCGAGGGGAGAAAGAAGCGAAGAACAGCAAGATGAAGGTGACCGTCACCACTCGTAGCGGGCGAGAACTCGTGAAGGGAGGCTTGGAGCTCAGTGATTCG GCCTCTGTGGCTGATTTGCAGGAGGCGATTTACAAGCGAA CAAAAAAATTCTATCCCGCAAGACAGCGATTGACCCTCCCTCTCCCACCCGGATCGAAGGAGAAACCCATTGTCCTTAACTATAAAAAGAGTCTGAAAGAGTACACTGATGGGAACAATGACCAATTCATTGTAGTTTTTAAGGATTTTGGTCCACAAGTTAAGTACAGTACCCTTTTCTTCTGGGAGTATTTGGGTCCGCTGATTCTCTATCCTATTTTCTACTACTATCCCGTGTACCGTTTCTTTGGCTACAAGGAGGAGCGTGTCATTCACCAAGTTCAGACATATGCCATGTATTACTGGTGTTTCCATTACTTCAAACGTATTATGGAAACCTTTTTCGTTCATCGCTTTAGTCATGCAACTTCACCAATTGCAAATGTCTTCCGAAACTGTGCTTATTACTGGACTTTTGGTGCTTGGATTGCATATTATGTCAATCACCCACTGTACACACCTGTCAATGATCTCCAGATGAAGATTGGTTTTGGGTTCGGTTTGCTTTGTCAAATTTCAAACTTCTATTGTCACCTCATGTTGAGAAATCTTCGGGGTTCTGATGCAAGTGGCGGCTACCAAATACCACGTGGCTTTTTGTTCAACTTAGTTACCTGTGCAAACTACACGACCGAGATTTATCAGTGGCTAGGCTTCAACGTCGCAACACAAACCATTGCAGGTTATGTCTTCATGGTGGTTGGTGCTGCCAAAATGACGGACTGGGCCCTTGTTAAACACCGCCGTCTCGAAAAG CTTTTCGATGGAAAAGAAGGAAGACCCAAGTATCCAAGAAGATGGGTGATTCTACCTCCATTCCTGTAG
- the LOC140862902 gene encoding uncharacterized protein has product MGRFENAALLHQYSDGIKCRVFLSTLVKFTQQWFNMLKPDSIRSLDDFSVVFMHQFASSKKHQKTYLSLFVMKQQDQKILGEFIQRFNGAALEVPTAIPDILISAFTQGLKGGEFFKSLVKNPPSSYIDLLARTDKYVNLEDAQRHRKTEQRQGGSNVEGADKGGRKGWEK; this is encoded by the coding sequence ATGGGAAGATTCGAGAATGCAGCCTTATTGCATCAATACTCCGATGGTATAAAATGTCGAGTATTCTTGAGCACGTTAGTGAAGTTCACCCAGCAATGGTTCAATATGTTGAAACCCGATTCCATAAGGTCTTTAGATGATTTCAGTGTGGTTTTTATGCATCAGTTTGCTAGTAGCAAGAAGCACCAAAAGACCTACTTGAGTTTGTTTGTGATGAAGCAACAAGACCAAAAAATTTTGGGGGAGTTTATCCAACGCTTTAATGGTGCGGCTTTGGAAGTGCCGACTGCCATTCCTGATATACTGATAAGTGCTTTTACCCAAGGGTTGAAAGGAGGTGAATTCTTTAAGTCTCTGGTTAAGAATCCTCCATCAAGCTACATCGATCTTTTGGCACGAACAGATAAGTACGTGAATCTAGAAGATGCTCAAAGACACAGAAAGACCGAGCAAAGGCAAGGAGGTAGTAATGTGGAAGGGGCGGATAAGGGAGGTAGGAAGGGATGGGAGAAATAG